In the bacterium HR11 genome, one interval contains:
- the hpt gene encoding Hypoxanthine-guanine phosphoribosyltransferase, translated as MAKLKVLYTERQIQDRLQELAQQIRQDYQDRPITAVVVLKGALFFAADLLRLLPNPVEVQFVELKSYAGTESSGDVRIHYWQEEFRVEGRDVLIVEDILDTGITLDFLVRKVEQMGARSVRVCCLLEKPARRRVAVQAHYVGFILSDVFVVGYGLDYEERYRNLPYIAQLEDGPSPA; from the coding sequence GTGGCGAAGCTTAAGGTTCTTTACACCGAACGTCAGATTCAGGACCGCCTGCAGGAGCTGGCCCAGCAGATCCGGCAGGACTACCAGGACCGGCCCATCACGGCCGTCGTCGTCCTGAAGGGGGCCCTGTTCTTTGCGGCGGATCTGCTCCGTCTGCTTCCGAACCCCGTCGAGGTCCAGTTCGTGGAGCTCAAGTCCTATGCGGGTACGGAGTCTTCCGGGGACGTGCGGATTCATTACTGGCAGGAGGAGTTTCGGGTCGAGGGCCGGGACGTCCTGATCGTCGAGGACATCCTGGACACGGGGATCACGCTGGACTTCCTCGTGCGGAAGGTCGAGCAGATGGGCGCCCGTTCGGTGCGGGTCTGCTGTCTGCTGGAAAAGCCGGCCCGGCGGCGGGTCGCCGTACAGGCCCACTACGTGGGCTTCATCCTGTCGGACGTCTTCGTCGTCGGCTACGGCCTGGACTACGAGGAACGCTATCGGAACCTGCCGTACATCGCTCAACTGGAAGACGGCCCGAGTCCGGCCTAA
- the cysA gene encoding Putative thiosulfate sulfurtransferase, whose product MSGYAYPDVLVSTDWVAQHLQDRKVRIVEVDYDPSAAYDLGHIPGAVLVDWKKDINDPVRRDILSKDAFEALNSRLGIDPDTTVVLYGDYRNWFAAFAFWVYKLYGHPDVRLMDGGRKKWIEEKRPLTEEVPSYPKTTYRARGIDLGLRATFDEVYRSLGRPDIALVDVRSPAEYKGEITAPPEYPTEAAQRGGHIPRAVNIPWAQAVRDDDTFKPAEELRKLYESQGVTPDKTVITYCRIGERSSHTWFVLKYLLGYPVVLNYDGSWTEWGNVIGTPIEK is encoded by the coding sequence ATGAGCGGCTACGCCTATCCCGACGTGCTGGTCTCGACCGACTGGGTCGCCCAGCATCTCCAGGACCGGAAAGTCCGCATCGTGGAGGTCGACTACGACCCCAGCGCGGCCTACGATTTAGGCCACATCCCGGGGGCGGTCCTCGTCGACTGGAAGAAGGACATCAACGACCCCGTCCGCCGGGACATCCTGTCCAAAGACGCTTTCGAGGCCCTCAACAGCCGGCTCGGCATCGACCCCGACACGACGGTCGTCCTCTACGGGGACTACCGGAACTGGTTCGCCGCCTTTGCCTTCTGGGTCTACAAGCTGTACGGTCACCCCGACGTCCGCCTGATGGACGGCGGCCGGAAGAAGTGGATCGAGGAGAAACGGCCCCTGACGGAGGAGGTACCCTCGTATCCCAAGACGACTTACAGGGCCCGGGGGATCGACCTCGGCCTGCGGGCGACCTTTGACGAAGTGTACCGTTCGCTGGGCCGCCCGGACATCGCCCTCGTCGACGTGCGGTCGCCGGCCGAGTACAAGGGCGAGATCACGGCCCCGCCCGAGTATCCGACCGAGGCCGCTCAGCGGGGCGGCCACATCCCGAGGGCCGTCAACATCCCATGGGCCCAGGCCGTCCGAGACGACGACACCTTCAAGCCGGCCGAGGAGCTCCGCAAGCTCTACGAGTCCCAGGGCGTGACACCCGACAAGACGGTCATCACCTACTGCCGCATCGGGGAGCGTTCGTCCCACACGTGGTTCGTCCTGAAGTACCTGCTCGGCTATCCGGTCGTCCTCAACTATGACGGATCCTGGACCGAGTGGGGCAACGTCATCGGGACGCCCATCGAGAAATGA
- the tilS gene encoding tRNA(Ile)-lysidine synthase — protein MMERLWKRFVRNLHRCRVQPGVPLVVAVSGGPDSTALAHLLHRWAQATATPLTLAHYVHAWPPTGAWEAAYAEGLAQALGRPFVVGRSPRGPSERPIPEAELRRERMQFLVRTVRQAGAQGIALGHHRDDQVETFLLRLLRGSGPYGLAGMRWRQPFQGTFLFRPLLNVPRTVLRRYIHTVGLHAFEDPSNEDVSRLRNWVRHRLLPWMEAVEPRVRVRIFRLTRWLDQDQRALAAVVRRRLRERPPPWDLEEWRRLPRSLRVVWLREAYRDLRPGRPLGLRLIRALVRWLRRPGGHGRMRLPQGVVVWKDGPTWGLETAPTTAPSPPDWTVPWEGEGTYTDGVGQRWVFVRKPCSSAVDPAVFQAMAKRGILVMDAERVVPPGVIRRRRPGDRFQPLGMDRPVRLRRFLIARKIPYGVRLQLPVLETASGIAAVLGLAVAEWARVRPETRWVWEVRRGEA, from the coding sequence ATGATGGAACGACTGTGGAAGCGGTTCGTACGGAACCTGCACCGGTGTCGGGTCCAGCCGGGCGTCCCCCTCGTCGTCGCCGTCAGCGGGGGGCCGGATTCGACGGCCCTGGCCCATCTCCTGCATCGGTGGGCGCAGGCGACGGCGACGCCCCTGACGCTGGCCCACTATGTCCACGCCTGGCCGCCGACGGGCGCCTGGGAGGCGGCTTACGCCGAGGGCCTGGCTCAGGCGCTGGGGCGGCCTTTCGTCGTCGGCCGGTCGCCCCGGGGACCCTCGGAGCGGCCCATCCCGGAAGCCGAACTCCGCCGGGAGCGGATGCAGTTTCTGGTCCGGACGGTCCGTCAGGCCGGGGCCCAGGGGATCGCCTTAGGGCATCATCGGGACGACCAGGTCGAGACCTTTCTGCTTCGGCTCTTGCGGGGTTCGGGACCTTACGGACTGGCCGGGATGCGGTGGCGCCAGCCCTTTCAGGGGACCTTCCTGTTCCGGCCCCTCCTGAACGTGCCCCGGACGGTCCTGCGGCGTTACATTCACACCGTCGGCCTGCACGCCTTTGAAGACCCCTCGAACGAGGACGTGAGTCGCCTGCGCAATTGGGTCCGCCACCGGCTCCTGCCCTGGATGGAAGCCGTCGAACCCCGCGTGCGGGTCCGGATTTTCCGTCTCACGCGATGGCTCGACCAGGACCAACGGGCGTTGGCCGCCGTCGTGCGCCGTCGGCTTCGGGAGCGGCCGCCCCCCTGGGACCTGGAGGAGTGGCGTCGTCTTCCTCGGTCTTTGCGGGTCGTCTGGCTGAGGGAAGCTTATCGGGACTTGCGGCCGGGTCGGCCCCTGGGGCTTCGGCTCATCCGGGCCCTCGTCCGCTGGCTCCGGCGGCCCGGCGGTCATGGCCGGATGCGCCTACCCCAGGGTGTCGTCGTGTGGAAGGACGGCCCGACGTGGGGTCTGGAGACGGCCCCGACGACGGCCCCGTCGCCGCCGGACTGGACCGTCCCCTGGGAGGGGGAGGGGACTTACACGGACGGCGTCGGCCAGCGGTGGGTCTTTGTCCGGAAGCCGTGTTCGTCGGCCGTCGACCCGGCCGTCTTTCAGGCGATGGCCAAACGGGGTATCCTGGTGATGGACGCCGAGCGGGTCGTCCCGCCGGGGGTCATTCGCCGACGACGGCCGGGCGACCGCTTCCAGCCCCTGGGGATGGACCGGCCGGTCCGTCTGCGGCGGTTCCTGATCGCCCGGAAAATTCCTTACGGGGTGCGGCTTCAGCTCCCCGTCCTGGAGACGGCGTCGGGGATCGCCGCCGTCCTGGGTCTGGCCGTCGCCGAGTGGGCCCGGGTGAGGCCGGAAACCCGATGGGTCTGGGAGGTGCGCCGTGGCGAAGCTTAA